From the genome of uncultured Methanobacterium sp.:
ATAATACTTTCAAAAATATATATTATAGTTACTAAAAAAATCAGATCATTGAATAATAAATATCTCACTAAAAATGGATTAATAAAATACTATTCATAAAACCTGAAAGTGGGTGTTGAATGGATTTATCAAACTTATTACCAAATTTATTGGTTGAACGATTAATTGGTTTCATACTGGGATTAGTATTATTCTATGCAGCTTTGAAACTGCTTAACGAATTAAAAAATAAAGAAATCGCCATTTCAATGGTTTTCCTGCATAAAAACCGGATGATTATTATATTCTCTTTACTGTTTATCAGTGGATTATTATCATTTGTGACGGGCTTAATCTATGTTTTTATTGGTAATGGCATATACGTTGAACGATTACTGAATTTAAATGCCGTTGTACTTTTAATATTCGTTGTTTCACTGCAAAGAATAATGAAAGGAGGGAAATAATATGGACACGTTGATCAATGCCATAACAATTATAGTTACCTTTACCGTGTTCTTATTCTCTTTAATGATTTTCCTAAATATGTTAAAATACAAGGAAGCTGCTTTAAGCCTCATATTTAATAAATTAGATGAAAGCATACTAATATTCAAAATTCTGGCCATTTCTATTTTGATTTTCGCAATAGGGAGATTGTTAGACCTTTTGAATATAAATTCAGCTTCTTCACTGGTTGATGATGCTGCCACCCTCCTAAATCTTACAACCATCGTACTCCTGATCTTCGCATTTTACAAATTATTTAATATAATGAAAATAAAAAACCATCCGGTTTAATATGTATAATTAAATATACTAAATTTCCTGATTTAACTAGTGAAATGATGACCTGAAACTGATAAAATAACTCGTGAAGATGACGGATTAACTCGTGAAACTGAAAGATACCCATGAAAATGATACATTAACAGTGCAAATGAGAATATGTTAACTTAAATTACTTTATTTGATAAATTATCCCCAAATAACTGTAAATTAAATAAATTATCCCATAATAAACTACTCATTTTAAAATAAACTAAGTATACAGCACATATTTACACATAAATTTCAATACTATGCACTGAATCTAACTTAAACAAGGAGATTGGATATGAAAGTGATGTTTAATAAAGGATTGGTGATGTGTCGGGAACACTATCACTGTCCGTATGAAAGCTGCAAGCACAATACCTGGCACCAAGAAAAAGAATCGTGCAAATCTCGCAAATGCCAGAAACTCAGACAAATGGTTGCCTGCACTAAAACACCAATGATTAATGATAGGCAAGAACAAAAAAGTAAAGTAATTTACTGATGTATATGACACTTTACTCTTTTTCCACTTACTATTTACACTATCAGCTCATACCGGACTGTAGAAGTAGGCCCGATAGACTAAAAGGCCCCCAATAGCCACAATAACCAGTAAAAGGATTATCACTGAAATTGCAGTAATAATAATACCATGAGTTTTATCTTTGCCGCCTCTACGATAGAGGACAATTCCGATTATAAGACCGATGACTGAAAGTATGCCCATGGAGAATATGCCCAAAATAGAAAGGATATAACCTAAAACAATGAGTAATGTGCTGGATTTCTCTTCAATGCTTTCACTATCGGATTTTTTAATAATCTCTTGGCCGCAACTTTGACAGAATTTAGAGTCTTCTTCGTTTTCCGTTCCACAATTAGGGCATAATACCATTTTAATTACCTCAATTATTGGTTTTTAATTTTCAAATATGTGGTTTATTATCCACTCACAATTGATTTATTGTTCACTTACAATATTTATGGTTTGTTCATTTTTAGAAACTAAAATCTTATTTTTTAAAGAATTTTTTTTCTAAAAAAGGATCGCTTCCACAGGATTATGATCCTGAAATGGTAAAAAAATGAAAAAAACATTAAAAAAAGCAAATAAATGCATTATTACCAAGAAATAACTTAAATTCAGCTATGATTTATAATAATGAACATACAAGTGTGTTTTTAAAAAATCTAAAAAAATATTAAAAATATTATTTGAATATCTAGAAAGCCCCTCATACATGTCTGGGATTTATATAACCAGATCTAAGAAGATGATCTGCTAAAACCATGGCTACAGCAGATTCAGCCACTGGAGTGACTCTGGGACAGATGCAAGGGTCATGACGGCCTTTTATCTGGATCTCAGTTTCTTCCATCTTCTCCAGATCAACTGTTTTTTGGATCGTACTGATGGAGGGAGTGGGCTTGACTGCCATTCGAGTTACAATGGGCATGCCATTGGATATTCCACCCACAATACCACCACTGGTATTGGTAGTGGTTTTGATCTGTTCTCCTTCTAAGTAGTACTCATCATTGGTGACACTGGCCGTGGATTCAGCTAACTGGAAGCCAAATCCAATTTCCACACCTTTGACAGCTCCAATTCCCATTAGTGCCTTGGCTAGATCTGCGTCGAGTTTATCAAAAACCGGTTCTCCTAACCCCGCAGGAACACCAAATGCTATGGTTTCCACCACACCACCAACAGAATCTCCTTTTTCCTTGGCATCCATGATCTTATCTTCCATGATTTTTGCAGCCTTCTGATCAGCGCAACGCACCATGTTCTGCCCCGCATACTCTTCAATGTTGCTGTAAGCAACGTGTTGGGCCTTCACATCACCCACCTGGGTTACGTGGGAAACCACCTTGATATCCAGTTGTTCCAGGAGCTTTTTGGCCACTGCTCCACCAATCACATGACCAATGGTGTTACGGCCACTACCACGGCCACCGCCACGGTAATCATAAAAACCGTACTTGGCAGTCCAGGTGTAATCACCGTGACCGGGCCTTGGCTTATTACGGAAGGGCTCATATGCAGATGAATCAGCATCTTTATTGTACACCACACCAGTTATGGGCGTGCCATCTGTTTTACCCTCAAATATCCCGGATAAAACTTCAACCTGGTCAGTTTCTCCCCGGGGAGTGGTGATTTTACTGGTCCCTGGCCTCCTGCGATCCAGTTCCCTTTGTATATCCTCAGATGATAGTTCCAAACCCGCCGGGCAACCATCAATCACTGCCCCCAGTGCAGTGCCGTGGCTGGACCCGAAGGTGGTTACCTTAAATAAATTCCCTATGGTGTTTCCGGCCATTTAAATCCACTTCCTAAGTTTTAATTTACAATTTGGGTGAATAAGATTATAAATGAATGTTAGGTTATATTTAAGATAATTATTAAATGTTTACTTAACGAATAATTAATTAAATATTGGCTGAAATAGAATAATTAATTAAAGGTTAGGTGAATGGGATAAATAGAATTATGGTATTCTATTTACTATTTTTATCTGTACTATATTTATCTTAAAATGAACCAAATTAGTATCACTAATAAATTTAATCCAAACCTAATACAACCCCCATAGTATTAGCTACAGGTTTATTTCCTCACGTAAGCAATGCAATGTGTGCCATTAACTTTTCCTATTATGTTTCCATCTTCATCATTAAAAAATTCTCTTTCTAAGTCTTCGGAGGTTAAACTTCGTATTAACTTAAGATTTTTATTTTCTAAAAATAATCCCAGTTCCCCTTTTTCTATTCCAAAAGACCAGGGTTCATTTTCTTTTTTAACCCCTTTGAAAACTTCAGATTCACCGTAGTAAAGATTTTCACCCCTCAAAACAGAGGAATACACGTAATCAAAAACAATTTCACTACCTGCTCCTGCAAATTCATTTATTATATTAAAAGTATTATCAATGGCCTCACTGTCCAGATACATGGTTAACCCTTCCAGAATAAATAGGGATTTTTTATTTCTATCAAACCCATATTCCGATAATTTGTCTTTAAGGGATTCTTTATTAAAATCAATGGAAATAAAGACTATGTTTGGATTTATTACAACTCCCCTCTTTTTAAGTTGATCAATTTTTGATCTTTGTGTAACTGGAGCGTCCAATTCGAAAAATACAGTTTTCTGGTTTAAGCCTTGAAACCGAATTCCCCTGGAATCAAATCCAGCACCGAATATCAATATTTGATCAAAATCATTGGCAATTGCCCCTTGAAAAACAGCATCAATGAACTTTGTTCTGGCAATTACATATTCATACATACCTGGAGGGAAAAATCTCTTTTTAAAAATATTTCTTAGAAAATCAATTTTAAAAACAGGTGAAAAGAATTTAGGGATCAATTTAGGAGCTATATTATCAAAACTCTTATATTGGGGTGATTTTTCATGAAAAGAGAAGGTTCTTATTAAACAGGTAAATTCAGCAGTTCTTGAAATCTTGTTTTCGATTCTTTTCTCCATCATATCACCTAAAAAGTTATCCAAAAAAATATATCCACATCATCATTCATTCACTGATTTTTTCATTCATGATTTTGTAATAGCATATAATGCCTGGTTATAGATTTTATCATGTTTAATAACACTTCTTTTTAAAATACCTTCATGGATGAAATTATTTCTCTCCAACACTCTCCGGGAAGCCGTGTTATGTTCAAATGGTTTGGCAAATATCCTTTCAAATCCTAATTGGTTGAATCCGTATTCTAGAATTCCTTTTATGGCAGAGGAAGTTATTCCTTTACCCCAATAATTTTCACCTAACCAGTAGCCGAGTTCGGCTGATATTCGTTCTATATCACTACCCGGAGCAAGCCCTATGCCTCCCACTGCCTGGTTGTTAATGGCAATGGCGAAATTATGTTGTGGATCATCACTGCAGGCCACATTGATCCATGCTTCACCGTGCTCTGGGGTGTATGGATAGGGGAAGCCATCCCTCATGTTAGTGGCAATACGGGAGTTGTTGGCATTGGCTACTAAACTAGTAACATCCGAAGACTTCCATTCTCTTAAAAGACATGTATCACACTTAATTATCATTATTATTACTCCGTTATTCTATTAATTTCTTCCTCTATATAATAAACCCAGTCATAACTAACTTCCCCCCCCCCAGATATCCACCATATCTTTAAAGGAGTGGAATAGTAAAAATTTAGTTGCTAGATTAATGTAGGATTAATCAATACTTTATGTAAAAATGATTTAATACACTTAATGAAGAATTTATCAAAAACCTTGACGTAAATTGATTTAATACACTTAATGAAGAATTTACCTTTAACCTTGAAGTAGAATTGATCTAATAACCGGGTTTTTTCCATGAACGAATCAATAATTTTCAAGATATATGAAAAACTTTACCATATTTATGGTCCCCAGGGATGGTGGCCATTGATGGACTTAGAAACTGAAAATCCAGATAAAACCGGGGCTACCCGAGGTTATCATCCATTAAATTATGATTTACCCCGAACACCAGAACAGAAGTATGAAATTATTTTAGGCACTATTTTAACCCAGAATACTGCCTGGACCTCTGCTGAAAAGGCCCTAGAAAATCTGAAAAAACTGGACGTGATTCATCCAGAAAGATTGCTTTTACTGGATGATGAAATATTAAAGGGTGCTGTGCGTCCTGCAGGATTTTTAAACCAGAAATCAGTTTACCTTAGGAATATAAGTCAATTTTTCCTGTCACTAAAAGATAAAACACCCACTCGAAAAGATATTTTGAAAGTAAAGGGTGTTGGAAATGAGACTGCAGATTCCATATTACTATATGCCTACAGGAAACCGGAATTCGTGGTTGATGCCTACACCAAAAGGATTTTCAGCCATTTGAGACTGGTGGATGAAAAAATAAGCTATATGGACTTGAAAAAGCTTTTTGAAAATAATCTACCGGAAAACGTGCCTATCTATCAGGAATATCATGCTTTGATAGTGGAACACGCCAAAAGACATTACAGTAAAAAACCCTACAGTGAAATTTTGGATATTAAAAAAGGGTGAAATTAAAAAGAGTGAAATCCTGTTTCTGCGGTGAATTCCTGTGTAACTAATCTTTTTCCAAGTAACCCAGTTTTTTCTGTTGTCTTTTAATTTTTTCCTCCAGAAGAGTGTTTTTAAATAAAATCTCCTCCTGCCTTTTAACACGTTCGGTGATATCAATGGAGAGAATAAATATTCCCTCAGAAGCCGGGTGAACTCGGAGTTCAAACCAACCTAAAGTGCCATCAGGGTATGTAAATTTATTATCAAAGTGATTTGAAGTGCGTTCTTTCATACAACGCTTCAAAACATCACATAACTCAGTATCTTCAATACCAGGATACATCTCCATCATGGTATGACCCAAAAGTTCATCCTTTTTAAAGCGCCCATGCCTGGCAACCGCCTCATTGACATAAAGATAGCGCCAGTTGAAACCAATAATCTGGCAACCCTCCACCATATTATCAAGAACACTTCGATATTTCTCTTCACTTTTTTTAAGGGCTTCTTCAGTATTTTTTAGTTCAGTTATATCTAAAAGAGACCCAACACTCTTTTTGGTGTCGGGAATCAAGCCAATATCCAAATGGATATTTTTAACATCACCATTCCTGTCAATGAATCTAAAATCATAAATTAATGGTGCTAAACCAGGGCCAACTCTACGTAAACGATGATATTCCTTCATTCTTTCAAGATCATCTTTATCCACAAACTCAGTCCAGCTCTTCTTACCTTCAATTTCTTCACGCGCATAACCACTCAAGCTTTCAAATTCACTGTTGGCCAGAGAGATAGTAGTATCTTCTTCAATAATTACAGTTGCGGTTCCTGTATGTTCAAAAATAGCCTTATAATAATTTTCTGAATCTTTAAATTCATTTTTAATCTTATTTTTAATCTTATTTTTATAAATAGCAATTTCAATAGCATATTTTAATTCTTCAGCTTCATACGGTTTAATTAAATAGCTGTAATGTTCTGTTAAATTATTCTGAACCTTGACATCTTCAGAATCAAAAATTAAAAATATGCCCGGCATATTGGGAGTTTTTATTTCCTTTAATACTTCAATATCATGGGGATCGGTTCCCATACCCACATCTATCAAAATAAGATCGGGCATCAAATCCTCATGCAAATCTGTAATAGCATCCACAATACTAGTACTATGAGAAACAGAATACCCCAAAGATTCTAAAACAGGTTTAGTGTCTGATGTTAAAGCATCGGCCCCCACTAAAAAGATTTCCACATCACCCATTCTGATACCCTATACTATATTGGTTGAGCTTTTATTTAATAATGTGTATTTTGGGTTTTTAGAAATTGAAAGGGTCAATTTGACCTTAAAAAGTATATTAAATCATGTAATTCTTTTTTTTAGACTGAAATTGGTTTAATTTAAAAAATGAAAATTAGATGGGGCTTGAATGTTATCCCAAGCTAAAAATAAATATAATATCCCTAAAAATAATATAATAACCTTGAATATATAAACCATAAGAAATCTCTTAAACCATACGAACTCTCCCTTAATTGACCAGCAAAATAGAAGCGAGAGAATTCAGAAATACCTAGATAATTTCTAAACGGATAATAATTGAAAGGTAATTATCTAAAAAGGGATAATAATTGAAAGTGAAATAATTTTTTTAAAATCTCATTATCGGTTGAACAAGATTTAAGAAATATTTTCCAATTAATGATTATATGGTGATATTATGCAATTTCCAACCCGTCGCATGCGCAGACTTAGAAAAACCCCCCAGATAAGGAAAATCCTCCAAGAAACAACTTTAAATGCCGAAGATTTCATTTATCCCCTGTTTATAAAAGAAGAACTGGAAGAAGGGTCCGGGGAACACATTGATACCATGCCAGGGCAGTATCGTTACAGTTTGGAGGATGCAGTAGATGAAGCAAAACGGCTGGAAAAATTGGGACTTCAATCAGTTCTGTTATTTGGAATGCCTGAAGAGAAGGATGAACTGGGAACATCAGCTTATGCCACTGATGGTATAGTTCAGCAAACTGTCCGGCGCTTGAAAGCAGAGACTGATCTGGTGGTCATCACCGATGTCTGTCTCTGCCAGTACACCACCCATGGTCACTGTGGAATAGTGGAAAAAGGAGAGATCCTCAACGATGAAAGTCTACGTTTACTGGCTAAAACCGCTCTTTCTCATGCGGAAGCCGGTGCAGATATAGTGGCCCCATCAGATATGATGGATGGTAGGGTGGAAGCCATTCGTGAAATGTTAGATGATGGAGGGTTCCAGGACACACTGATCATGTCTTACGCTGCTAAGTACGCATCAAGTTTCTATGCACCATTCCGGGATGCAGTTTGCTCGGCACCATCATTTGGGGATCGTAAAACACACCAGATGAACCCCTCCAACATTGAGGAAGCTCTACTAGAGGTGGAATTAGATCTCAATGAAGGAGCAGATATTGTAATAATCAAACCAGCCATGGCATATCTGGACGTGATTCATCAAGTTAAGGAAGAGTTCAGGATGCCTACCGCCGCATACCAGGTTAGTGGAGAGTATTCCATGCTTAGAGCAGGAATTGATGCAGAATACCTTACTAATGACGCCATTTATGAGTCGTTACTGTCCATTAAACGAGCTGGAGCAGATTTAATCATATCCCACTTCGCCCCTGACTTTCTGGAAGGAAAACTGGATGAAGGCTGTTAATCCAGATTTATAGATTTAATATGGGCATTAATTAATCGTTAACATTAATTTTAAGTGTTTTGACGTTAAATAAAGTAGTAATAAACAACCATTACCAAAAAATAATTATTACTTATTGAGGTGAACTCCATTGGAATCCAGTTATGTTGCAAAATGCGCCCAGATAGCTTCTGTGCTTGAAGTGAGCGGTCATCCAAAACCAGGTAATGTACACCGCACCCGGAACTTCTCCGATATGGTCTTTGAGGATTTTCTTCTCAGTGGAATAGCCATTGGGAAGACCATGGAAAAAGCAGCAGAAAGAGGGTTTAAATACCATAACCGGTCCGAAAAATGGGATAAAATTGGATTAGGTGAGCTGATTCTTGAGGCAGTGACTGAAACCGACCATTGGGTGGCCAACAACACCAACCTGGGTATTGTAATGTTACTCACTCCTATTTCGGTAGCCGCCGGCATGTTCGACGATATAAATAGTTTCCGGGAGATAATTGACCAGATCATGAGATCCACCACCCCTGAAGATGCAGTTAACCTTTACCGGGCCATTAACATTGCCGCTGCAGGGGGAATGGGCCAACAGGATGACCTGGATGTGTCAGCAGAAAGCTCCCTCCAGAAATTACGGGATGATAATGTGAACATGTTCAGCGTGCTGGAGATGTCATCAGAATGGGACAAACTGTCATACGAACTAACCCATAAAATGCCAGTTACCTTCGAAATTGGGTATCCTACCTTTAAAAAAGTTAAATCAGAATATGAAACCAATCAAGCCACAGTGCAGACATTTTTAACCATTTTATCACAGGTTCCAGATACCCTTATAAGCCGCAAGTTCGGAGACCATAAGGCAGAGGAAGTTAGGGCTAGTGCAAAATCTATATTGGAAGAAGGTGGAATATTAACCAAGAAGGGAATATATTCTGTGGAAAAATTCGACCAGGAACTGATAAGCAATGGTTTAAACCCAGGCACCACTGCAGATTTCACTGCTGCATCTATTATGATTGCTTATCTTGATGGTTATAATGATTATAAAGTTAAGCTTCAATGAATAATTAAATCCCCATAAATAAACAAATATTTAGAATAAAATAACATTTAACAAATTAACGATTACCGAGGTTTTAAAATGCTGGATAAGATAATTAATGAAATGCACCTCTACGAAAAGAAAGTTTTAAAAGCTTTAGGGGAAGTAGGAGGACAGGCCCTACCAGAAGATGTGGCTAAAAGTACAGGATTAGACATAAAACAGGTTATGAGTGCCGCCGGTGCACTGGAATCCAAAGGGATCATAGATATAGAACGTGATGTGGAGGAAGTCCTGAGTCTGGGCCCATCAGGATCTACCTATGCCCAGGATGGGTTACCAGAAAGGAAAATCTTAGAAGCACTCCACCAAGACCAGACCATTCACATGAAGGACTTGGCTAAGAAGTCAGGAATTGAACCTTCTGAAGTTAAAATAGCCATTGGATGGATCATGAAGAAAGGTTGGGCAGTCCTAGATAAAGGAAATGTTACCATAACACCGGATGGTGAAAAAGCCCTAGAAAAACCAGGTATTGATGAGGTTCTCCTCAAGACCATTATGGATTCCACCAAAATCTTGACCCTGGGTGGCCTTTCAAACTCCCTTAACGAAGGATTTCAGTTACTTAAAAAAAGAAAAGGACTCATTAATTTAAACAAAAATTCAAGTTACACTCTTTTTGTAACTAAAAAG
Proteins encoded in this window:
- a CDS encoding triphosphoribosyl-dephospho-CoA synthase — translated: MESSYVAKCAQIASVLEVSGHPKPGNVHRTRNFSDMVFEDFLLSGIAIGKTMEKAAERGFKYHNRSEKWDKIGLGELILEAVTETDHWVANNTNLGIVMLLTPISVAAGMFDDINSFREIIDQIMRSTTPEDAVNLYRAINIAAAGGMGQQDDLDVSAESSLQKLRDDNVNMFSVLEMSSEWDKLSYELTHKMPVTFEIGYPTFKKVKSEYETNQATVQTFLTILSQVPDTLISRKFGDHKAEEVRASAKSILEEGGILTKKGIYSVEKFDQELISNGLNPGTTADFTAASIMIAYLDGYNDYKVKLQ
- the aroC gene encoding chorismate synthase produces the protein MAGNTIGNLFKVTTFGSSHGTALGAVIDGCPAGLELSSEDIQRELDRRRPGTSKITTPRGETDQVEVLSGIFEGKTDGTPITGVVYNKDADSSAYEPFRNKPRPGHGDYTWTAKYGFYDYRGGGRGSGRNTIGHVIGGAVAKKLLEQLDIKVVSHVTQVGDVKAQHVAYSNIEEYAGQNMVRCADQKAAKIMEDKIMDAKEKGDSVGGVVETIAFGVPAGLGEPVFDKLDADLAKALMGIGAVKGVEIGFGFQLAESTASVTNDEYYLEGEQIKTTTNTSGGIVGGISNGMPIVTRMAVKPTPSISTIQKTVDLEKMEETEIQIKGRHDPCICPRVTPVAESAVAMVLADHLLRSGYINPRHV
- the hemB gene encoding porphobilinogen synthase; translation: MQFPTRRMRRLRKTPQIRKILQETTLNAEDFIYPLFIKEELEEGSGEHIDTMPGQYRYSLEDAVDEAKRLEKLGLQSVLLFGMPEEKDELGTSAYATDGIVQQTVRRLKAETDLVVITDVCLCQYTTHGHCGIVEKGEILNDESLRLLAKTALSHAEAGADIVAPSDMMDGRVEAIREMLDDGGFQDTLIMSYAAKYASSFYAPFRDAVCSAPSFGDRKTHQMNPSNIEEALLEVELDLNEGADIVIIKPAMAYLDVIHQVKEEFRMPTAAYQVSGEYSMLRAGIDAEYLTNDAIYESLLSIKRAGADLIISHFAPDFLEGKLDEGC
- a CDS encoding PAS domain S-box protein — its product is MGDVEIFLVGADALTSDTKPVLESLGYSVSHSTSIVDAITDLHEDLMPDLILIDVGMGTDPHDIEVLKEIKTPNMPGIFLIFDSEDVKVQNNLTEHYSYLIKPYEAEELKYAIEIAIYKNKIKNKIKNEFKDSENYYKAIFEHTGTATVIIEEDTTISLANSEFESLSGYAREEIEGKKSWTEFVDKDDLERMKEYHRLRRVGPGLAPLIYDFRFIDRNGDVKNIHLDIGLIPDTKKSVGSLLDITELKNTEEALKKSEEKYRSVLDNMVEGCQIIGFNWRYLYVNEAVARHGRFKKDELLGHTMMEMYPGIEDTELCDVLKRCMKERTSNHFDNKFTYPDGTLGWFELRVHPASEGIFILSIDITERVKRQEEILFKNTLLEEKIKRQQKKLGYLEKD
- a CDS encoding endonuclease III domain-containing protein — translated: MNESIIFKIYEKLYHIYGPQGWWPLMDLETENPDKTGATRGYHPLNYDLPRTPEQKYEIILGTILTQNTAWTSAEKALENLKKLDVIHPERLLLLDDEILKGAVRPAGFLNQKSVYLRNISQFFLSLKDKTPTRKDILKVKGVGNETADSILLYAYRKPEFVVDAYTKRIFSHLRLVDEKISYMDLKKLFENNLPENVPIYQEYHALIVEHAKRHYSKKPYSEILDIKKG
- a CDS encoding SAM-dependent methyltransferase, giving the protein MEKRIENKISRTAEFTCLIRTFSFHEKSPQYKSFDNIAPKLIPKFFSPVFKIDFLRNIFKKRFFPPGMYEYVIARTKFIDAVFQGAIANDFDQILIFGAGFDSRGIRFQGLNQKTVFFELDAPVTQRSKIDQLKKRGVVINPNIVFISIDFNKESLKDKLSEYGFDRNKKSLFILEGLTMYLDSEAIDNTFNIINEFAGAGSEIVFDYVYSSVLRGENLYYGESEVFKGVKKENEPWSFGIEKGELGLFLENKNLKLIRSLTSEDLEREFFNDEDGNIIGKVNGTHCIAYVRK
- a CDS encoding zinc-ribbon domain-containing protein codes for the protein MVLCPNCGTENEEDSKFCQSCGQEIIKKSDSESIEEKSSTLLIVLGYILSILGIFSMGILSVIGLIIGIVLYRRGGKDKTHGIIITAISVIILLLVIVAIGGLLVYRAYFYSPV
- a CDS encoding GNAT family protein, with translation MIIKCDTCLLREWKSSDVTSLVANANNSRIATNMRDGFPYPYTPEHGEAWINVACSDDPQHNFAIAINNQAVGGIGLAPGSDIERISAELGYWLGENYWGKGITSSAIKGILEYGFNQLGFERIFAKPFEHNTASRRVLERNNFIHEGILKRSVIKHDKIYNQALYAITKS